The Primulina eburnea isolate SZY01 chromosome 8, ASM2296580v1, whole genome shotgun sequence genome contains a region encoding:
- the LOC140839804 gene encoding ras-related protein RABC2a-like: protein MASSGQGQSNYDLSFKILLIGDSAVGKSSLLVSFISNVVDDLSPTIGVDFKIKILTVGGKRLKLTIWDTAGQERFRTLTSSYYRGAQGIILVYDVTRRDTFTNLSGVWAKELELYSTNENCVKMLVGNKVDIESEQVVSREEGLALAKELGCLFLECSAKTRVNVEKCFEELTQKIMEVPRLLEEGSTVLKRNSLKKKQEQRTPPNSGCCSS, encoded by the exons ATGGCTTCTTCTGGTCAGGGGCAGAGCAACTACGATCTGTCTTTCAAGATCTTGCTCATCGGAGACTCTGCTGTCGGCAAAAGCAGTCTGCTAGTCAGTTTCATCTCTAATGTTGTCGACGATCTTTCCCCTACTATTG GTGTGGATTTTAAGATCAAGATCCTCACAGTTGGAGGGAAAAGGCTGAAGCTTACAATTTGGGACACGG CTGGACAAGAGAGGTTCAGGACATTGACAAGCTCGTATTATAGAGGTGCTCAAGGGATCATTCTTG TTTATGATGTGACGAGAAGGGATACATTTACAAACTTGTCGGGTGTATGGGCAAAAGAACTGGAACTCTACTCCACCAACGAAAATTGTGTCAAAATGCTTGTCGGAAATAAAGTTGATATA GAATCGGAACAAGTTGTGAGCAGGGAAGAAGGGCTTGCCCTGGCGAAAGAGCTTGGCTGTCTATTTCTTGAATGCAGCGCTAAAACTCGAGTAAATGTGGAGAAATGTTTTGAAGAACTCACGCAGAAG ATTATGGAGGTTCCTCGACTTCTTGAAGAAGGATCAACGGTACTTAAGAGAAATAGCTTAAAAAAGAAGCAAGAACAGCGGACACCTCCTAACAGTGGTTGTTGCTCCTCCTAG